The Solanum pennellii chromosome 11, SPENNV200 genome contains a region encoding:
- the LOC107003476 gene encoding uncharacterized protein At3g17950-like produces MAQQEEGWPLGLQPLNLRIGLGRSRNGSTSFNTSLSDSLTSSTDSSSDLDTESTGSFFHDRSTTLGSLIGVSSIVNLSRRSTRGRSNGVMTEVQKNYRSKTTWCFSLCPRNSTDAESTVMIIRNSDSNAPSLGHFLAVERRAANEHNRTSPLIYGPDEFAMTLSNRNQNSLFENGQIAPPQLSPWSGSEEVENRKRDNRELDHDVHGQGAPLLFPCMCG; encoded by the exons ATGGCTCAACAG GAAGAAGGTTGGCCTTTGGGATTGCAGCCATTGAATTTGAGAATAGGTTTAGGTAGAAGCAGAAATGGATCAACTTCATTCAACACTTCACTTAGTGACTCTCTTACTTCCTCCACTGATTCTTCTTCAGATTTGGATACTGAG TCGACAGGGTCTTTCTTTCATGATAGGAGCACAACACTTGGAAGTCTTATCGGTGTTTCAAGCATAGTTAATCTGTCAAGAAGATCAACAAGAGGGAGATCAAATGGTGTAATGACAGAAGTGCAAAAAAACTATAGGTCTAAAACAACATGGTGTTTCTCATTGTGTCCAAGAAACAGCACAGATGCTGAGTCTACTGTGATGATAATAAGGAATAGTGATAGTAATGCTCCATCACTTGGCCATTTTCTTGCAGTTGAAAGAAGAGCTGCTAATGAACATAATAGAACAAGTCCTTTGATATATGGACCTGATGAATTTGCTATGACATTGTCTAATAGGAACCAAAATTCATTGTTCGAAAATGGACAAATCGCTCCTCCTCAATTGAGTCCATGGTCAGGTTCAGAAGAAGTCGAAAATAGAAAGAGGGATAACAGAGAATTAGATCATGATGTTCATGGACAAGGTGCTCCTCTTTTGTTTCCATGTATGTGTGGATGA